The genomic stretch TCAACAAAGATAAGTTGATTTCTTTTAACAGAATTCAATTGACAGCATGACATTGCTCAACACCAAAAGTGGAAATGTGGTGTCAACTTTGAATTCAAAAGTTCCTTTAATTTTTACAAAGTTACAGCTGAATGGCCATTCAAAGATCAAAAGCAGAAAAAAAAGGTATAACCAAATCGTATTTATCAATAATAGTGTAGTTTAGGCATAAAATGATACATGATTTGTTATTGGTAGTTTGATGACTAGTCATAATCCTCAGGATCAGCAAAAGGGTACTTATAGTATGCATTTCTTATTTTTGAAGGATCTTCAGGTATAGACCAAGGATACTCCATGTCTGGATCCCTTGGAAACTTCCTGAAGTTTAGAAACGGTACCCAAACAAGTAACCTACATTACAAAGAAAACGAAATATTAATCACATGCAACTTGTTATAACTAACTAATAATCACTTATAAGAGAAGAAGCACTTACGCTGGGAAGAAAATGAAGACAAACATGAACTGGAAATACATTTCAACAAGCTTTCTTCTGTACCATCTTTTCCAAAGCCAGAACAAGATCAATGGCTGCAATAATATAATTCAGCTATTATGCTCTCACTCACCTTCATAAGCTGTGAAATGAAATAAAACTTACTGGTGCAGTAATGAAGTAGAAAAAGAACACAATCCCTAGTTGTATCAAAATGAATGAGAGTTCTTGTGGATGATTATTTGTTCCAGTTACTGCTAATGCTGCTGGATGCTCAGCCTGTTTAAATAATCACTACCAAAATTTAGAGACACAATATAAAATCTCTCTCTAATTTTAGAGACACTATAACTATGTATTTGAAAGAGTAGCAAGGCTTGAGTCTGACCAAGGCCAAGAGTACTGCTCCTATGGGCAGTGCCAAATTTGGTTTCTTTAGACTGACATGATCCTTTGGCTTTTGGGTGCTGCATTTTACTATCTGCAATTGGAATAGGTTAACAGGTTAACTAATAATAGTAGAATGAAAGAAGCTAAGTAAAATAGATGACTAAAGAAAATGAATACATGTCGTGATTGGTTGGAAGGAGTAGAAGTGTTGTTGTGGAATGGTTTGAGCTTGGAAGAAATGAAGAGAGAAGGTGATGATGATGAATAATAGGGAAGAGGAGGTAGAGCTTTGGGAACATGGAGGCTGAATGAGCAGCTCATTTTTTTGGGTAGAGCTTTTTCTTAAGATTGGTTCCTTATCTTTGTCATGTTTTGTTCCATGGTAATGAGTGAGTGAATGATAAAATTCATAATGACACGTGGAAATGAAACTCATCCACCACTACTCCCATTGCTTATTGTCCATTCATTCAAGTTTGGAAGTAGAGTAATAAGAACTTTATGTGATGTATGGTTTGAGTTGAACAATAAAAACATATTGGGCTTGAACAAATACAAACAATTCTTCTATCTACACCCTATTAGACATGAGCTTGTTGGGCTAGCAAATGAGCCAGCTTATTTTTGGCTCTATTAGCAAAAACAGTTTATGATAGATTGAATCATTCAAACCAAACACCCCCACCATATTCCTAGAAGGGTGTCGTTTACTATTCCTCATGTAGTGATCACATATCTTATAGAAATCTCAAAATGCCCTTCGTATCGTCTGGATTTCAAAATTCAGACGCGTCTTTCATTCACCAAATAACTAAATTAGAGAGTCACCACCATTTTTACCAACAATATGTTTGAAAATTAATCTTCGGACGCCGTTCAAATTACAATATTCGGAATTCCAAGCGGGAAAACTAATTTAGCTATCATCTTGCATGTATACCACTCTTCATGACCATAACATCATTTTtgaaaaatcctacaaaaacatcatttcattctcATTCAAGATTTTTACTTCAAAAGAACATTCTTTTGTACTTAGACATCAAAAGGATAAAAAAAAGTTGGAATTTCATGTAATGTAAATGTATTTCATTAATCATTGCTTGAGATCACCTGATTTATTTTGTTGAAATATGTACATTGTGTCCGGATTTTGAAATCCGGATTCTGTTACACTATGTCTGAAATTTGAAATCCCGACTgttttgatgttgaatttgaATTGTCTTCCGCTATGATTAGTTGTAGTTATGGTGCACCCTGATGATGTCTCTGATGTTGCTTTCGAGGCTATTGTATCTATGGATGTTGAACTAGGGGTGTTCAGGTAGACGTTGGAAAAAAATTACAAATAAATAAGAGTTTGTTATACGTGAACATATGATTTAATGAGTTTGCACACAAACTTCCTAATTAGGGTTCATCATCGTAATCGTGAGGTCGAACTCTAGTTCTGATAGACAACAGACATTTATGACGATGAGATGCGAAAGAAGGACAAGTATAAGTAACTTATCTAGAAGTTGAAACACGATGACACCAATACGAGGAAATGTGAATGTCCTTTTAAGTTACGTGGGTACCACAAGACGAATAATACATGGACATTTAATGTGGTTTGTTGTATAGATAATCATGCTTTGTGATACAAGTTAGTTGATCACCCTATTGTATGTCATCTGAATTTTGAAGAGAATAACTTGTCTCGGACATGAAATTAAACATGGTTTACCCCAAGAACCTACTCTCAACTTTGAAAAGGAAAAGACCCGAAAGTGTCGCAAATGTTATGCAAGTGTAAAATATTCTCACCAAAAACAATAAGACGATAAGAGGTGCAAGATCTGAAATACAATAATTGTTTATGCTTTTGGATGATGATCATTATGTATATAGGTACAAAATATTGTGATGATAGAAAAACCGTTCGAGATATATTTTGGAGTCATCTGTGTTGATAATTGATTCAATCTATAATACCAACAAATACATGCTACCACTTTTGAAAGTTGTTTGTTTTACTTCTACATATATGAATTTTTCAGTTGGGTTTGCATTTTTAGAAATAAAAAAGAGGACAATTATTGGGCTTTAGAAGTATGTCACACTATGTTGAAAGACCAAGAAACATGCCATGAGTGATTTTCACCGACCGTGATACTGCATTAACGAATTTAGTTGCAAAGGTGTTTCCTACAATTTATGATTTGCTGTGTAGGTATCATCAAAAAAGTGAGAGGTTGACTTAAGCTCATAGTATGGACCAAATAAATCAAGGGTGAAGATAGGAAAATGGTCAAACCTAGTGTGATATTGGAAAACATAATAGATGCTTGAAATGCTATAATAAATTCTTCTACATAAAAGTTATATGTCAAATCTGTCATATTGTTCATAAGGGCGTGTGGCATATCAGTGAACAAAATGATTCAAAATTAACATAAAGAGATCCAAACATCATTGTATTGAAGCATCATAGTATTAGAACATAAATTCAGAGAAAAAATCTTTATTCTCAATTGGCCGGTAATACATCTCGAGTGGGCTTGAATTTCATTTATCATGAAGCTAAGCGAGAAGAGAAAAAAAGGTTCAGATAGCTCAAAGTGTTGTTGTACACTTAGGATGTCTGGTATTCTATATGCTTGTTTAATTTCCAAAAAGATGAAAATTGATTGGCCCATACGTATGGATGAGGTTTACTCGCACTAGACAAGGCTTCGATTTGATGATGATGGCGTGGTGAAGGAGTGTAAATCAAATATGTTTATTATGACATAATGGGAGGTGATTCAAGAGAGATTTTTCAAATCTGACGATAACATAAAAATTCACATCAAAGGGAAACCGAGGAAGATTTCCTATCGAAAAACCATATATTTGAAATCACCCACAAAACCGTTAAAAACAAAGGATGCTCCTAAGAAGGTCAAACTAGTATCGAGTGGCAATCCAACTAATCAGGCGCCATCCTATTTTGAACATGTCATCACACTTTTTTCGGACTCTCTGATTTCACAATCCAAAAAAGTTCTATCAAAGGTGTTGGCATCAATAAACCATCACTTTTACCACCTTCAACACTTCTATAAAAAATTATACACATTAAAGAAATGTTAGTTTTTACACACAAGTATATTGACCAGATTGTAGATGTTAGAGGTGATGGTAATTAAGGTTATCACGCTATTTCAATTTTGTTGGGTAACAAAGAAGAGAATCATACACTTGTCTATCAACATCTTATCAGGGAGTTGAATATGCATAACGAATCATACGTAAAGCTATAGaggataaaaaataaaaattcaatGAAATTCATGCATCTCTTAATCCTTGTGCTAGCGGTCCAACACCGAGGAAAACTTGATGTGTTTCTATGAAATGGGTCAACTTATAGCAAGTGTATATAACAGTGTGTGTATATATCTGAAAAATGTGATTTCTTGAGGGGGAAATTCCCAATTCAAAGTGGCCCACCTCAAAATCCACCTAAGCATAATATGTGTATTAGGTGCTTTCAAAAACACAATattttgttcaagtttatttGAAATATGAATGTGTTATACAATAACTTTCTTTGAGTGGACATCTCATTCCACAACGAAGGTGAAACTTGACCGGATAATGTTTTGGATAGGATGGAAGAGTTTACTAAGTTTAGAGAAATCGAAAGAGAATCAAAATTTGAAAAGTTAAAGACGGAACCACACATAGATATAGATTTAGTTTGTGACTAGGGGTAGAAATAGGCTATACTAGGCTAGGCTTTAGAAAGCCTGAGTCTGGCCTATGATAAACTTACAAGGTTTGAGTCTGGCTTATGGCCTACTATAAGCTCTCTTTTTTTGTCTGGCTTGACCTGGCCTGAAAGCCTATTTAAAAGTCTGTTTCTTATTAAGGTTTTCAATTAATCCATATTACTTAAGAAGTCTTATACGTTGGTTTATATATGCATATATAGGTCGGCCTATTTAACATTTTTCTAATATATGCATATGTAGGTCAACCTATTTAGCATTTTTCTAATATATATGCATATATAGGTCAGTATATTTAAACTATCTTTAATATATATGAAAATCTAGGTCGACATGTAAGGCTTCATAGGCTTTTTTAAAGCCTATTTAATTAAATAGGCTTTTAAAAAGCCTAAGCCTGACTTTTTATTAAATAGGTCTGGCCTGGCCTGACCTGACCTTAAATAAGCTAGGCTATAGACCCATGTAGGTCGATCTGGCCTATTTCCATCCCTAGTTGTGACACATTATTTGATGTATTTAACGACGAGAcattttttttgtatttaatGTTGGATTTTTGTTTTTAAAGATGTAACATGGATACATTTTGATGTGTATCTAACATTACTTGTATAAAAATTGGCTTTTAAATTTTATATGTTAAAAAACAGGCTCCATATGTGTGTGATTATTTGTTTGCAAAAACAGCTTTTGTAAGGGGGTGAATTCAAATTTTAATATCCGAACACACcctatttttttttatttatttcataCATTAAAGGATTAATCCAAATTTAAATATCCAGAGAAATCCTTATTTGTATCTGATTGAATTTAGACTTTAATTTCTAGAATGTCTCATGAGTTAGGATTGCTTTTGTATGGTCCATATTGAACTAAAACTTGTATAAATCATGTCTCCATATTGTTAACAAAAACACACCAGAGTAGAAAAAATATTGGTATAATTTACTTCAACAGTGTGAGACCTTATTTTGAATTTAGGGTCATAGAGGGCACCCCTCTTGTAGATCTGAAATCCAAATTGGAGAATCTTATGCACTACTTAGACAATTGAAACATTGATTAAGATCGAGTATCACTCATCCTCGATCGAGAATCTTATGCACTACTTAGATAATTGAAATATTGATTAAGATCGAGTATCATTCATCTTCGAAATTATCTAGCAATTCCCTTAAAAAAATTATCTTGTTAAAGCAACTATCAAATGGGAACTCGGTTTCCATAACCATAACTTGAGTTTCTCCCATGGTCGAGTTGTCTCCACCCGACATGGTTCAAGCCACCTCCACTATAACTAAACCTCTATCATTTTGAACCACAACATTCATCCCCTAAATCCTGTTTAAGGATAGATTATCATCAACGTTAAACTTGGGCTAGCCTTCCTCCAACTTATCCCATCTCGAAATACGTTGTTTCCTCTCGAGTTTCTATTGTTTCCCTTCGACTTGGTAATTAGAAAAGGCTCAAATATCTTACTTATTGAACTAGGTGATTTTGTTAGAATTTCCTTTATCATCAACGACAAGCGGTCGTGGTTGTCGAAACTTCTTCCTCCTCAAGGGATGGATGATCAAGTCCTGATAATGAATCATTTCATTCCTCCCTCACGAATCATTTTCCAACCTATGGAATATATGGAAGAATCTCAAACTTGTTCATTCGTTGGAATTTCTCCATAATTTAATCTAGGTGAGCCTTCTGTCAAACCTATGTTACCACCTGTTATAACCAGATGCGAAGCGCTTCCCAGTGTCCAGCTTCTGCAAGAAAATCTTGAACAACAAGAAGCTAATGACTTGCTAAATAATATGTACCAGATGGTTCAACAACGAAATTCCACGACCTTCATGGAAATGTTAACTTGCATCAAAGAGAGCTTGCACAATTCCATTTCAAATAGCAACATCGTGTTGGAGGTGGCCTCGCACAAAATCGTCGAGCTAAGACATATAGAAGAAATCCAAAGATCTTCAAGCCGCTAACGACATATACGTTGCACTTATTTCATATATCCTAAAGGAATAAAAGATTGTCACACTCCTTCCAAGGTTTGGCCTCCAATGAGGAGACAAAGAAACAAAGAAGAATCCTCCATCCAACCACAGAGGAAGAACCCTTTGTCCATTCGTATATTAGACAGAATGATCCTAAAATATCTATAGAAGTCTTTTAAGCTCCATAGTTACAATGTTTCATACCCCAAAAGTTTCCCtcccctttttcattttcatCTAACTTTTGATTTGTGATTTCATTTACATAGGCATTAGCATCATGACACATTCATTCTACCATTTGCATTAAGCATATTGGATTCAGAG from Lathyrus oleraceus cultivar Zhongwan6 chromosome 7, CAAS_Psat_ZW6_1.0, whole genome shotgun sequence encodes the following:
- the LOC127100490 gene encoding NAD(P)H-quinone oxidoreductase subunit L, chloroplastic, producing the protein MSCSFSLHVPKALPPLPYYSSSSPSLFISSKLKPFHNNTSTPSNQSRHIVKCSTQKPKDHVSLKKPNLALPIGAVLLALAEHPAALAVTGTNNHPQELSFILIQLGIVFFFYFITAPPLILFWLWKRWYRRKLVEMYFQFMFVFIFFPALLVWVPFLNFRKFPRDPDMEYPWSIPEDPSKIRNAYYKYPFADPEDYD